The following proteins are co-located in the Acidimicrobiia bacterium genome:
- a CDS encoding metal-sensitive transcriptional regulator, whose protein sequence is MSNPESLQRLRSARGHLDGVIRMLEDDRYCIDVLHQLGAVQAALDRAAQAIVDGHLRTCVADAYAEGRIDDVADELMGAVFGARRPSSQ, encoded by the coding sequence ATGAGCAACCCCGAATCTCTTCAACGCCTGCGGAGCGCTCGCGGGCATCTCGACGGCGTGATCCGGATGCTCGAAGATGACCGCTACTGCATCGACGTGCTGCATCAACTCGGAGCCGTTCAGGCCGCTCTCGACCGAGCCGCGCAGGCCATTGTCGACGGGCACCTGAGAACCTGCGTCGCCGACGCCTACGCGGAAGGACGAATCGACGACGTCGCCGACGAGCTCATGGGTGCTGTCTTCGGCGCGCGTCGTCCATCCAGCCAATGA
- a CDS encoding cytochrome c biogenesis protein CcdA: MELVALPLIAVVAGVVSFSSPCALPLVPSYLSYVSALPVSDLDRAEARSITLRAALLFVLGFTLVFTLLGVSVGILGSALNRNMPLILKISGFVIIVMGLGMLGIVRLPMLTRERRLDLARVPTGPKGAVPLGMAFAFGWTPCIGPVLATILATASATQTAAWGGLLLALFSIGLGLPFILLALGYDRARGSLGWLRRHGQAIERIGGAMLVVIGVLFVTDVWSSFFLPLQREFARLGWPPI; the protein is encoded by the coding sequence ATGGAGTTGGTGGCGCTCCCGCTGATCGCAGTCGTTGCCGGAGTCGTGTCGTTCAGCTCTCCGTGTGCACTGCCTCTGGTCCCTAGCTACCTGTCGTACGTTTCGGCCCTTCCTGTCTCTGACTTGGATCGCGCCGAAGCGAGGTCGATCACGCTGCGTGCTGCGCTCCTGTTCGTCCTCGGTTTCACCCTGGTCTTCACGCTGCTCGGCGTCTCGGTCGGGATTCTCGGATCGGCGCTCAACCGGAACATGCCGCTCATTCTCAAGATCTCGGGATTCGTGATCATCGTCATGGGCCTCGGGATGCTCGGGATCGTTCGGCTGCCGATGCTCACACGGGAGCGACGTCTCGACCTCGCTCGGGTTCCGACCGGCCCGAAGGGCGCGGTTCCGCTCGGAATGGCGTTTGCATTCGGTTGGACTCCGTGTATCGGTCCCGTCCTGGCCACGATCCTCGCGACCGCGTCCGCCACTCAGACTGCGGCGTGGGGCGGTCTGCTCCTGGCCCTGTTCTCGATCGGCCTCGGCCTTCCGTTCATCCTGCTCGCGCTCGGCTACGACCGTGCCCGAGGATCGCTGGGATGGCTTCGACGGCACGGCCAGGCGATCGAGCGCATCGGTGGTGCGATGCTCGTTGTCATCGGAGTCCTGTTCGTCACCGACGTGTGGAGCTCCTTCTTCCTGCCGTTGCAGCGCGAGTTCGCGAGGCTCGGATGGCCTCCGATCTGA
- a CDS encoding SHOCT domain-containing protein yields the protein MQLTTLQPTLGLAEMLAGGWGHMDGWGGGWMWLWGSLMMIFWVAVIGIAVWLVMRGQDRGPRERGERPREILAERYARGELTTDEYHERLEALR from the coding sequence ATGCAATTGACGACGCTGCAACCGACGCTGGGGCTGGCAGAGATGCTCGCCGGCGGGTGGGGACACATGGACGGCTGGGGTGGAGGATGGATGTGGCTGTGGGGATCCCTGATGATGATCTTCTGGGTCGCCGTCATCGGTATCGCGGTCTGGCTCGTCATGCGAGGGCAGGACCGAGGCCCGCGCGAGAGGGGCGAGCGACCGCGCGAAATCCTCGCCGAGCGCTACGCACGTGGTGAACTGACCACCGACGAGTACCACGAACGCTTGGAGGCGTTGCGATGA
- a CDS encoding class I SAM-dependent methyltransferase, translating into MILPWVLGAEPLVGDVLEIGSGSGAMAAAAVERFPDVRFTATDADPAMVDAATTRLAPLGDRADVRLADSTALDFADDRFDAVLSFLMLHHVLEWEQALAEVVRVVRPGGYFIGYDLLDTPPARLIHRLDGSAHHLFPLSALRAAVAGLPVETLEVAAGLGGLVARFRLRTDG; encoded by the coding sequence ATGATCTTGCCGTGGGTACTAGGAGCTGAGCCTCTTGTTGGCGACGTCTTGGAGATCGGATCCGGCAGCGGTGCAATGGCGGCAGCCGCGGTCGAGCGCTTCCCCGACGTGAGGTTCACCGCGACCGACGCGGACCCAGCCATGGTCGACGCAGCAACGACGCGCCTCGCTCCACTTGGTGATCGGGCCGACGTACGTCTGGCCGATTCCACGGCGCTCGACTTCGCGGACGACCGTTTCGACGCCGTGCTCTCCTTCCTCATGCTCCACCACGTACTCGAATGGGAACAGGCCTTGGCAGAGGTCGTTCGGGTTGTCCGGCCAGGTGGATACTTCATCGGCTACGACTTACTCGACACTCCGCCGGCGCGGCTCATCCACAGGCTCGACGGTTCCGCTCACCACTTGTTCCCGCTCTCCGCGCTGCGCGCTGCCGTGGCCGGCCTTCCCGTCGAGACGCTCGAGGTCGCCGCTGGGCTCGGAGGGCTCGTCGCCCGGTTCCGGCTTCGCACGGACGGGTGA
- a CDS encoding redoxin domain-containing protein, translating to MFWGGIAVVVVVVVPMAFILGSRLGEDPTLVDSPLLSRPAPSFDLETLEGERIRSVDLTGKPYVVNFWASWCVPCREEAPALRAFAGRWEGSIEVVGVVWNDSADAAREFRDEFGLTYPQALDPNGRTALDFGVAGIPETFVVDADGIVRAKLIGAIGATTLDDLLPDVRAGREVQGRSDAYETSR from the coding sequence GTGTTCTGGGGAGGCATCGCCGTCGTCGTGGTCGTGGTCGTACCGATGGCATTCATCCTCGGCAGTCGACTCGGAGAAGACCCGACTCTCGTGGATTCACCTCTACTCAGTCGGCCTGCACCCTCTTTCGACCTCGAGACCCTGGAAGGGGAGCGCATTCGCTCCGTCGACCTCACAGGGAAGCCCTACGTCGTGAACTTCTGGGCTTCATGGTGCGTTCCATGCCGGGAGGAGGCGCCGGCGCTGCGCGCTTTCGCGGGACGGTGGGAGGGATCGATCGAGGTGGTCGGTGTCGTGTGGAACGACTCGGCCGATGCTGCGCGTGAGTTCCGAGACGAGTTCGGTCTGACCTATCCGCAGGCGCTCGACCCGAATGGACGAACCGCGCTTGATTTCGGTGTGGCAGGGATCCCCGAGACGTTCGTCGTCGACGCCGATGGGATCGTACGCGCCAAGCTCATCGGAGCCATCGGCGCGACGACCCTCGATGATCTCCTTCCCGACGTGCGCGCCGGTCGCGAGGTCCAAGGGCGTAGCGACGCCTACGAGACATCCCGCTGA
- a CDS encoding M56 family metallopeptidase, which yields MSIALLVVGIALIAAPRWLQTRLGVLPAAESTRVTTLALTSGVIVVEAGLVMLALPTVLRAAGIPEVAHLCEEVLVHVTPGGPTIGWLAAALAVGIPATAMHAASRAHVGARALHVDPWLGRHEDKGSYELVTVPTSRVMALCVPGPRPQVVVSSGLVELLDTTELDAVIGHEIAHHQLRHHRLLALAVVVEQVFFLVPGARRSAHVLREEVERSADEQAATRSQGPLPVSAALHAIARCSAVPDKPESDSVANRLRGLRRHGPSRIRSARMLTYAPMAALGIVGLAVATAWVTDAHHLLALGGHCFS from the coding sequence GTGAGTATCGCTTTGCTCGTCGTGGGCATCGCGCTCATCGCAGCGCCGAGATGGTTGCAAACGCGCCTCGGTGTTCTCCCCGCCGCCGAGAGCACCCGTGTCACAACGTTGGCACTCACCTCGGGCGTGATCGTCGTCGAGGCGGGGCTGGTGATGCTCGCTCTTCCGACCGTGCTCCGTGCGGCGGGAATCCCGGAGGTCGCGCATCTTTGCGAGGAGGTCCTCGTCCACGTGACGCCCGGCGGTCCCACCATCGGATGGCTAGCCGCTGCGCTTGCGGTCGGGATCCCGGCGACTGCCATGCACGCCGCCTCGCGAGCGCATGTCGGCGCCCGCGCCCTTCACGTCGATCCGTGGCTCGGCCGGCATGAGGACAAGGGCTCCTACGAGCTCGTCACCGTTCCGACGAGCCGCGTCATGGCGCTCTGCGTTCCGGGTCCGCGCCCTCAGGTCGTTGTCTCCAGCGGTCTCGTCGAGCTTCTTGATACCACTGAGCTCGACGCGGTGATCGGCCACGAGATCGCACACCATCAGCTACGCCACCACCGGCTTCTTGCTCTTGCGGTTGTTGTCGAGCAAGTCTTCTTCTTGGTTCCGGGAGCGCGGCGGAGCGCCCACGTGCTGAGAGAGGAGGTCGAACGCTCGGCCGACGAGCAGGCAGCCACGAGATCGCAGGGTCCACTGCCGGTCAGCGCGGCGTTGCATGCGATCGCCCGCTGTAGCGCAGTACCCGACAAGCCCGAATCCGACTCCGTCGCCAACCGGCTCCGAGGCCTTCGCCGGCACGGCCCCTCCCGAATTCGCAGCGCTCGAATGCTGACCTACGCACCCATGGCCGCTCTCGGAATCGTCGGCCTCGCGGTCGCAACGGCTTGGGTCACCGACGCCCATCACCTGCTTGCACTGGGCGGTCACTGCTTCTCCTGA
- a CDS encoding ABC transporter ATP-binding protein has translation MTATTDRHQIPDPGSARDGTGGDDLVAVLEARGIVKSYRTGWWPRRRSLRVLRGADVTLRPGEIVGLVGENGSGKSTLMSILVGALARDGGTVRMRGTMGYCPQTPVLYERLTCDEHFELFGRAYGLDRSQATEARDPIYDALGFGNWSETRVEELSGGTRAKLNLGLALLPDPELLLLDEPYAGFDWDTYLRFWELTRTRREAGRSVLIISHFVTDEERFDRIVHLRDGRTAEQ, from the coding sequence ATGACGGCGACAACCGACCGGCACCAGATTCCCGACCCCGGAAGTGCACGAGACGGCACGGGAGGCGACGACCTCGTGGCCGTCCTCGAGGCCCGGGGGATCGTGAAGTCGTATCGGACCGGCTGGTGGCCCCGGCGCCGGTCGCTACGCGTGCTGCGCGGCGCCGACGTGACGCTCCGGCCGGGAGAGATCGTCGGCCTCGTGGGGGAAAACGGCTCGGGCAAGAGCACGCTCATGAGCATCCTCGTGGGAGCCCTCGCTCGCGATGGGGGGACAGTTCGCATGCGCGGCACCATGGGCTACTGCCCGCAGACACCTGTCCTCTACGAACGGCTGACCTGCGATGAACACTTCGAGTTGTTCGGCCGCGCCTACGGACTCGATCGAAGCCAGGCCACGGAGGCCCGCGACCCCATCTACGACGCACTCGGGTTCGGCAATTGGTCCGAGACCCGCGTCGAGGAGCTGTCCGGAGGGACGCGCGCCAAGCTCAACCTCGGGCTCGCGTTGCTCCCCGACCCCGAGCTGCTCCTCCTCGACGAGCCGTATGCCGGCTTCGATTGGGACACCTACCTGCGCTTCTGGGAGCTGACTCGAACACGACGTGAGGCAGGACGGAGCGTGCTCATCATCAGCCACTTCGTGACCGATGAAGAGCGCTTCGACCGCATCGTGCACCTCCGCGACGGTCGGACGGCCGAGCAGTGA
- a CDS encoding heavy metal translocating P-type ATPase translates to MDVVDAGVIAGSVAAILFLAWFFFGSKRAGKATLQGGAQEVVVTVKGGYSPDRVIVREGVPLRLIFDRQESGDCTSRVLFPDFGVSKALPAFGTATVEFTPEKEGEFGFACGMNMVHGTLVVEAGNGSGTTETASSAEAGVEPRDAEAHVHEHEEARTIEVGPGVDLDGEARVELALESVGTGCPTCVTNIEAWLEDVAGVDRVEASVGQERLAVVYDSERLTVDEITDAVAEIGYRVRTVDGGGRGATHDSAGREGEEEDAEAAARQAEIADLSRRVIVGAVLSAPVAVGVMAHELFDVTWVPSLLLNHWFQLALIAPVMFYAGWPIHHIGWLTLRHRTADMNTLITVGTTAAFGYSLLVTLAPSLLPSEVRDVYYEAVGVIITLILLGRLLEVRAKAGTGEAIRELIGLQARTARVVRDDGEREVPIEDVVVGDEVVVRPGEKIPVDGEILQGRSTLDESMVTGESIPVTKEAGDTVIGATVNQTGAFHMRATKVGSDTMLSQIVRLVEEAQASRAPIQRLADLISSYFVPAVMFIALGTFAVWFVVGPEPAMTFALVSSVAVLIIACPCALGLATPLSIMVGTGKGAQHGILIRSAEALETAHELDTVVLDKTGTLTRGEPALTDIETVDGVDPNDLLRLVASAERASEHPLGEAIVRGAQNASLELAEPVGFDSVTGKGIRATVDGHEVLVGSHRLLEDAGVGRADLEAVADRLSEAGKTPMLAAVDGQPAGVIAVADTLKDDSVSAVAALTRLEVEVVMMTGDNRRTAGAIARQAGVGRVLAEVLPEHKAREVSRLQEEGKVVGMVGDGINDAPALAQANVGFAIGTGTDVAIESSDVTLISGAVTGVVTAITLSRATMRNIRQNLFLAFVYNAVGIPIAAGVLYPFFGIRLSPIIAAAAMAASSLSVVTNANRLRRWHAAPLPEVEAAPVEPRVETAAEDEDEPTPMATDPVCGMTVDPTTAIHAHDDGSDRYFCSEGCRDAFVAEPDKFIENLVGS, encoded by the coding sequence ATGGATGTCGTCGATGCGGGCGTGATCGCCGGGTCGGTTGCTGCGATCCTGTTCCTGGCCTGGTTCTTCTTCGGCTCCAAGCGAGCCGGTAAGGCGACCTTGCAGGGCGGCGCCCAAGAAGTCGTCGTAACGGTGAAGGGCGGGTACTCGCCGGATCGGGTCATCGTGCGGGAGGGGGTGCCGCTGCGGCTCATTTTCGATCGACAGGAGTCCGGTGACTGCACGTCGCGGGTCCTGTTCCCGGATTTCGGCGTGAGCAAGGCACTCCCCGCGTTTGGGACCGCCACCGTCGAGTTCACTCCGGAGAAGGAAGGAGAGTTCGGCTTCGCCTGCGGAATGAACATGGTCCACGGCACGCTCGTCGTCGAGGCGGGCAACGGCTCCGGGACTACTGAAACCGCCTCCTCCGCCGAAGCGGGCGTCGAGCCCCGCGACGCCGAGGCGCACGTTCATGAGCACGAGGAGGCACGCACGATCGAAGTCGGCCCTGGCGTCGACCTGGATGGTGAGGCCCGGGTGGAGCTGGCACTCGAGTCCGTAGGCACCGGATGCCCGACCTGTGTGACGAACATCGAAGCTTGGCTCGAGGACGTGGCCGGTGTCGATCGGGTGGAGGCGAGTGTCGGCCAGGAGCGACTCGCGGTCGTCTACGACTCGGAACGACTCACCGTTGACGAGATCACTGATGCCGTCGCCGAGATCGGCTATCGGGTGCGCACGGTGGACGGAGGCGGGCGAGGCGCGACGCACGACAGTGCGGGGCGCGAAGGCGAAGAGGAGGATGCCGAGGCCGCCGCCCGTCAGGCGGAGATCGCCGACCTGAGCCGCCGGGTGATCGTTGGTGCGGTTCTGAGTGCTCCGGTGGCGGTCGGGGTGATGGCCCACGAGCTCTTCGACGTCACCTGGGTGCCGTCGCTGCTGCTGAACCACTGGTTCCAGCTCGCGCTCATCGCCCCGGTGATGTTCTATGCAGGTTGGCCCATCCATCACATCGGCTGGCTCACGCTGCGCCATCGCACAGCCGACATGAACACGCTCATCACGGTCGGCACGACAGCGGCATTCGGCTACAGCCTGCTCGTCACGCTTGCGCCGAGCCTTCTGCCCTCGGAGGTGCGCGACGTCTACTACGAAGCTGTCGGGGTCATCATCACGCTGATCCTGCTTGGTCGCCTCCTCGAGGTGCGGGCCAAGGCGGGGACCGGCGAGGCCATCCGCGAGCTCATCGGTCTCCAGGCCCGCACGGCGCGAGTGGTGCGAGACGACGGCGAGCGCGAGGTGCCCATCGAGGACGTCGTCGTTGGCGACGAAGTCGTCGTGCGCCCGGGAGAGAAGATTCCGGTCGACGGGGAGATCCTCCAGGGACGTTCGACGCTCGACGAGTCGATGGTCACGGGCGAGTCGATTCCGGTCACGAAGGAGGCCGGCGACACCGTCATCGGGGCGACCGTCAACCAGACGGGCGCCTTCCACATGCGGGCCACCAAGGTCGGGTCCGACACGATGCTTTCCCAGATCGTGCGCCTCGTCGAGGAGGCGCAGGCGTCGAGAGCGCCGATCCAGCGTCTTGCCGATCTGATCTCGAGCTACTTCGTTCCGGCCGTGATGTTCATCGCGCTCGGCACCTTCGCCGTCTGGTTCGTCGTTGGGCCAGAGCCTGCGATGACCTTCGCTCTGGTCAGCTCGGTCGCGGTGCTGATCATCGCCTGCCCATGCGCGCTCGGTCTCGCGACGCCCCTTTCGATCATGGTCGGCACGGGCAAGGGCGCCCAGCACGGCATCCTGATCCGCTCCGCCGAAGCGCTCGAGACGGCCCACGAGCTCGACACCGTCGTGCTCGACAAGACCGGCACTCTCACACGAGGCGAGCCCGCGCTCACCGACATCGAGACGGTCGACGGCGTCGATCCGAACGATCTGCTCCGCCTGGTCGCCTCGGCGGAACGCGCATCGGAGCACCCGCTCGGCGAAGCGATCGTGCGCGGCGCACAGAACGCCTCGCTGGAATTGGCCGAGCCCGTTGGATTCGACTCCGTGACCGGCAAGGGCATCCGGGCAACTGTGGACGGCCACGAGGTCCTCGTCGGGAGCCACCGCCTCCTCGAGGACGCCGGTGTCGGGCGGGCCGACCTGGAAGCGGTCGCCGACCGCCTCTCCGAAGCAGGCAAGACCCCGATGCTCGCGGCTGTCGATGGTCAACCGGCGGGAGTGATCGCGGTGGCCGACACGCTCAAGGACGACTCGGTGTCGGCCGTCGCGGCGCTCACGCGTCTCGAGGTCGAGGTCGTGATGATGACCGGAGACAACCGGCGAACCGCCGGAGCGATCGCCCGTCAGGCAGGCGTCGGCCGGGTGTTGGCCGAGGTCCTTCCGGAGCACAAGGCACGCGAGGTCAGCCGACTTCAGGAGGAAGGCAAGGTCGTCGGCATGGTCGGCGACGGCATCAACGACGCTCCCGCACTCGCGCAGGCCAACGTCGGTTTTGCCATCGGCACGGGAACGGACGTCGCGATCGAATCCTCCGATGTCACGCTCATCTCCGGGGCCGTCACGGGCGTGGTCACAGCCATCACGCTCAGCCGGGCCACGATGCGCAACATCCGCCAGAACCTGTTCCTGGCGTTCGTGTACAACGCTGTCGGGATCCCGATCGCCGCCGGCGTGCTGTACCCGTTCTTCGGGATCCGCCTGAGCCCGATCATCGCCGCGGCGGCGATGGCAGCGAGTTCCCTGTCGGTGGTGACGAACGCCAACCGTCTCCGACGATGGCACGCGGCGCCGCTTCCCGAGGTCGAGGCAGCCCCCGTGGAGCCCCGTGTCGAGACAGCTGCAGAAGACGAGGACGAGCCAACACCGATGGCCACCGATCCCGTGTGCGGGATGACCGTCGACCCCACAACCGCGATCCACGCGCACGACGACGGTAGCGACCGCTACTTCTGTTCGGAGGGGTGTCGCGACGCATTCGTCGCCGAGCCCGACAAGTTCATCGAGAACCTCGTAGGGAGCTGA
- a CDS encoding ABC transporter permease: MTALLTHRYLVEYGRRPINVVLLAVVPFVFVTLSAGAIVDFAEVFGGLGDRGSLEAATAGWAAAFIAGVAGFFHVTGSRAADRRVAAAGAGTGPVVTSRMLSAVAIAGVAVVGSLLALALRAGISDVPLAVVATAMFALIYLSIGVAVGAVVRSEVNGSLVIIFVWMFDVFLGPTMGGSDVAVLRLLPTHFPTLVMINAHTGHAGPIGDLGASLLWTVGALTLAWLILSATTRPARARIRTTSGSWARLVAGLRYGFREYRRNVALWILLIGLPIFFITAAIAVTPADPTPVSLTEGGISAIEIISMTRVHGAIMVPITVAFLAGLAGMFVVLDSAEGDRRLVLAGFRTREALAARLGIIAFASLLATVVSLLITARDFTPDVWLTFAAATVLVALTYGMIGVIVGILFGRVGGLYVIFLLPFIDVGLAQNTMFSAAPPDWARFMPGYGAVQVLMDGAFTPGFDTEFALGLAVAWLAGITAVAVAVFHRVAAARRT, encoded by the coding sequence GTGACCGCGCTGCTCACCCATCGCTACCTCGTCGAGTACGGCCGACGCCCGATCAATGTCGTGCTGCTCGCGGTCGTGCCTTTCGTATTCGTCACACTCTCGGCCGGCGCGATCGTCGATTTCGCCGAGGTCTTCGGGGGGCTGGGTGATCGCGGCTCGCTCGAGGCGGCCACAGCCGGATGGGCGGCCGCCTTCATCGCGGGTGTCGCCGGCTTCTTTCATGTCACCGGGTCGCGCGCTGCAGACCGACGTGTCGCCGCGGCGGGCGCAGGGACCGGCCCGGTGGTCACCTCCCGGATGCTCTCCGCCGTCGCGATCGCCGGGGTCGCCGTGGTCGGGTCGCTGCTGGCGCTCGCCCTCCGAGCGGGTATCTCGGACGTGCCGCTCGCGGTGGTAGCCACGGCGATGTTCGCCCTGATCTACCTGTCGATCGGCGTCGCTGTCGGCGCGGTGGTGCGCTCCGAGGTCAACGGCTCGCTCGTCATCATCTTCGTGTGGATGTTCGATGTCTTCCTCGGTCCGACCATGGGCGGCTCCGACGTCGCGGTGCTGCGTCTGCTCCCGACGCACTTCCCCACACTCGTGATGATCAACGCACACACAGGGCATGCCGGCCCAATCGGCGACCTCGGCGCGTCGCTGCTCTGGACGGTCGGAGCACTGACCCTGGCGTGGTTGATCCTCTCGGCGACCACACGTCCGGCACGGGCGCGTATCCGCACGACGTCCGGGTCCTGGGCCCGGCTCGTCGCTGGACTGCGGTACGGATTCCGCGAGTACCGACGCAACGTCGCCCTCTGGATCCTCCTCATCGGCCTCCCCATCTTCTTCATCACCGCCGCAATCGCCGTGACCCCAGCCGATCCGACACCGGTGAGTCTCACCGAAGGCGGAATCAGCGCGATCGAGATCATCTCGATGACGAGAGTCCACGGGGCGATCATGGTTCCGATCACGGTCGCGTTCCTCGCCGGCCTTGCGGGCATGTTCGTTGTACTCGACTCGGCCGAGGGTGATCGCCGCCTCGTCCTCGCCGGGTTTCGGACCCGCGAAGCACTCGCAGCGCGACTCGGCATCATCGCCTTCGCATCGCTCCTCGCGACGGTCGTGTCCTTGCTGATCACCGCCCGCGACTTCACTCCCGACGTGTGGCTCACATTCGCCGCGGCCACCGTGCTCGTTGCTCTCACCTACGGCATGATCGGCGTCATCGTCGGAATTCTCTTCGGACGCGTCGGTGGCCTCTATGTCATCTTCCTGCTCCCTTTCATCGACGTCGGACTTGCTCAGAACACGATGTTCAGCGCCGCGCCGCCCGACTGGGCCCGGTTCATGCCCGGGTACGGCGCAGTGCAGGTGCTCATGGACGGAGCGTTCACACCGGGGTTCGATACAGAGTTCGCGCTCGGACTTGCTGTCGCCTGGCTGGCGGGGATCACGGCAGTCGCCGTCGCTGTGTTCCATCGTGTCGCTGCCGCTCGAAGAACATGA
- a CDS encoding signal peptidase II — MRDDSEIAEQSATETEAQPSFVTARRPVVSATTAIGVAIAALVVDQISKAIAVGWLAHGPVDLPGPISLRLVANRGILMGIPAPLWVVFAATAVLLIVSVRAFPTATPARAVGLGLAIGGALGNLVDRLVQRGGFPDAAVVDWITWSSGPTFNLADVFLIVGVILAWGSAENTMREVS; from the coding sequence ATGCGGGACGACTCCGAGATCGCGGAACAGAGCGCCACGGAAACAGAGGCCCAGCCGTCCTTCGTGACGGCTCGCCGACCAGTTGTGTCGGCAACGACAGCGATAGGGGTCGCGATCGCGGCACTGGTGGTGGACCAGATCAGCAAGGCGATTGCCGTCGGCTGGCTGGCACACGGGCCGGTTGACCTTCCGGGGCCGATCTCGTTGCGGCTCGTGGCGAATCGTGGAATCCTGATGGGAATCCCCGCCCCGCTCTGGGTCGTCTTCGCTGCAACGGCCGTGCTCCTGATCGTGTCGGTCCGCGCGTTTCCGACAGCGACTCCCGCGCGTGCAGTCGGGCTGGGCCTCGCGATCGGGGGAGCGCTGGGAAATCTCGTCGACCGACTCGTCCAGCGAGGAGGCTTCCCCGATGCCGCGGTGGTGGACTGGATCACATGGTCGTCAGGACCGACCTTCAACCTCGCCGACGTCTTCCTGATCGTCGGCGTGATCCTCGCGTGGGGCAGCGCTGAGAACACCATGCGTGAGGTGAGCTGA
- a CDS encoding BlaI/MecI/CopY family transcriptional regulator translates to MKRRERGELEAEVMDVLWDEEDWLAPAEVQQAVSAPRRRLAYSTVMTILVRLWKKGLLERRREGKKYLYRPVATREELAAQRMHDLLEQAGDPSLALGHFVDSMNAAETRRLRNLLRRGQSGGRRS, encoded by the coding sequence GTGAAGCGACGCGAGCGCGGCGAACTCGAAGCAGAGGTGATGGACGTTCTCTGGGACGAGGAGGATTGGCTCGCTCCGGCAGAGGTCCAGCAAGCCGTCTCCGCTCCGCGTCGTCGTCTGGCGTATTCGACAGTCATGACGATTCTCGTACGGCTCTGGAAAAAGGGCCTGTTGGAGCGGCGCCGAGAAGGCAAGAAGTACCTGTACCGGCCCGTCGCCACACGCGAGGAACTGGCCGCCCAGCGCATGCACGACCTCCTCGAGCAGGCGGGCGACCCATCGTTGGCGCTCGGGCACTTCGTCGATTCCATGAATGCTGCAGAGACTCGACGGCTCCGAAACCTACTTCGGCGTGGGCAGAGCGGCGGAAGGCGCTCGTGA
- a CDS encoding cupredoxin domain-containing protein: MAVTAAGLLVLGACGSGDGDSASTTTAGEHMEEEGEGHTEGDGGHAENSAVAPGARTIEVSATSFEYGTPTIEATVGEDIEIVLTSDDVEHDFIIDEFEAHVSAEPGETASGGFTASEAGEYTFYCSVPGHRDEGMEGTLVVTEAS, encoded by the coding sequence GTGGCGGTCACCGCGGCGGGTCTCCTCGTCCTTGGGGCGTGCGGGAGCGGCGACGGCGACTCCGCATCCACGACGACCGCCGGCGAGCACATGGAAGAAGAGGGCGAGGGTCACACGGAGGGGGACGGAGGCCACGCGGAGAACAGCGCGGTGGCTCCTGGCGCGCGAACCATCGAGGTTTCCGCGACGTCGTTCGAATACGGGACGCCGACGATCGAGGCCACCGTGGGCGAAGACATCGAGATCGTACTGACCTCCGATGACGTGGAACACGATTTCATCATCGATGAGTTCGAGGCCCACGTCTCTGCGGAACCCGGCGAGACGGCGTCGGGTGGCTTCACGGCGTCAGAAGCCGGCGAGTACACCTTCTACTGCAGCGTGCCGGGACACCGCGATGAGGGCATGGAGGGAACCCTCGTCGTCACCGAAGCGTCATGA
- a CDS encoding YHS domain-containing protein, with protein MTLPPAKPEAAETKQERTFAFVDLAGFTALTEIHGDVEAADLAERFTTLSRSVLQPDDQLVKSMGDAVMLAFPGPDSALGALARLIDACNQEPGFPSPRAGLHHGSAVERGGDWFGRSVNLTARVTDQARGGQSLATSDVADAARALELPTVALGCFEFHNLADAVELWDIAVAESPCCWFVDPVCRMRIERNEAAGRLRYAEKDWWFCSLECASAFAQYPKRYAAK; from the coding sequence ATGACGCTCCCTCCTGCGAAGCCCGAAGCCGCCGAGACGAAGCAGGAGCGGACGTTCGCCTTCGTGGACCTCGCCGGCTTCACCGCGCTCACCGAGATCCACGGCGACGTCGAGGCTGCCGACCTCGCGGAGCGTTTCACGACGCTGAGCAGATCAGTGCTCCAGCCCGACGATCAGCTCGTGAAGTCGATGGGCGACGCGGTCATGCTCGCGTTCCCCGGGCCGGACTCAGCTCTCGGAGCGCTCGCGCGCCTGATCGACGCGTGTAACCAGGAGCCTGGCTTCCCGTCGCCGCGCGCGGGGCTGCACCACGGCAGCGCGGTCGAACGCGGTGGTGACTGGTTCGGCCGTAGTGTCAACCTCACGGCACGCGTCACCGACCAGGCGCGAGGAGGACAGTCGTTGGCGACCTCCGACGTCGCCGATGCTGCACGAGCGCTGGAGCTACCCACCGTGGCACTCGGTTGCTTCGAGTTCCACAACCTCGCCGACGCGGTGGAGCTCTGGGACATTGCTGTCGCGGAATCGCCGTGTTGCTGGTTCGTCGACCCCGTGTGTCGCATGCGGATTGAGCGGAACGAGGCGGCGGGTCGACTCAGGTACGCGGAAAAGGACTGGTGGTTCTGCTCGCTTGAATGCGCGAGCGCGTTCGCTCAGTATCCCAAACGCTACGCGGCTAAATGA